A part of Rattus norvegicus strain BN/NHsdMcwi chromosome 4, GRCr8, whole genome shotgun sequence genomic DNA contains:
- the Prp2l2 gene encoding proline-rich protein 2-like, with product MLVALLTMVLLGLSFAQQPELQNLNQIPKQRPPPSGFLPRPSANGNQQGPPPQGGRQQKPQGPPPPEGPQQRPPQGPPPQGGPQQRPQGPPPPGGPQQGPQGPPPPGGPQQRPQGPPPPGGPQQRPQGPPPQGGPQQRPQGPPPPGGPQQRPQGPPPPGGPQQRPQGPPPPGGPQQRPPQPGNQQGPPQGPQLGRPQGPQ from the exons ATGCTGGTGGCCCTCCTCACAATGGTCCTGCTGGGCCTGAGCTTTGCTCAGCAGCCAG AACTTCAGAACCTAAACCAGATTCCAAAACAGAGGCCACCACCTTCAGGATTCCTACCAAGACCCTCTGCTAATGGGAACCAGCAAGGCCCACCCCCACAAGGAGGACGACAGCagaaacctcaaggcccacccccacctGAAGGACCACAGCAGAGACctcctcaaggcccacccccacaAGGAGGCCCACAGCAGAGACCTCAGGGCCCACCCCCACCAGGAGGACCACAGCAGggacctcaaggcccacccccaccagGAGGACCACAGCAGAGACCTCAGGGCCCACCCCCACCAGGAGGACCACAGCAGagacctcaaggcccacccccacaAGGAGGACCACAGCAGagacctcaaggcccacccccacctGGAGGACCACAGCAGAGACCTCAGGGCCCACCCCCACCAGGAGGACCACAGCAGagacctcaaggcccacccccaccagGTGGCCCTCAGCAGAGACCTCCTCAGCCTGGAAACCAACAAGGCCCTCCACAAGGTCCCCAATTGGGCAGACCTCAGGGACCTCAGTAA